From a region of the Plectropomus leopardus isolate mb unplaced genomic scaffold, YSFRI_Pleo_2.0 unplaced_scaffold21722, whole genome shotgun sequence genome:
- the si:ch211-214p13.7 gene encoding uncharacterized protein si:ch211-214p13.7 — MGNCTSGPMKRRKENSSTDGKRSTENKPNEDVTYASIDLSTAKGSTRARATTDDDCDYATVNVPAAIQPETVSECSSKDECADDYVLMG; from the exons GCCAATGAAGAGAAGGAAAG AGAATTCTTCAACAGATGGAAAAAGAAGCACAGAGAATAAG cCTAATGAGGATGTCACGTATGCCTCTATTGATCTCAGCACTGCCAAAGGATCAACTAGAGCCAGAGCTACTACTGATGATGATTGTGACTATGCAACAGTAAATGTCCCAGCAGCAATTCAACCCGAGACTGTGTCTGAGTGCTCATCTAAAGATGAATGTGCAGATGATTATGTACTCATGGGGTAA